A section of the Triticum dicoccoides isolate Atlit2015 ecotype Zavitan chromosome 7A, WEW_v2.0, whole genome shotgun sequence genome encodes:
- the LOC119327754 gene encoding peroxidase 39-like — protein sequence MAGAPLVLVMLVAAVGVVAAERGGGKLRQGYYEQSCPRAEQIVKDYVERQVPLEPSVAATLIRTHFHDCFVRGCDASVLLNATTGGGEAEKDAAPNLTLRGFDFLDHVKALVEQECPGVVSCADVLALASRDAVGVIGGPFWRVPTGRRDGRVSIKQEALDQLPAPTMNFTDLLASFRAKGLGVADLVWLSGAHTIGISHCNSFSERLYNFTGRSGPGDADPSLDAEYAANLRRTNCTTPTDNTTIVEMDPGSFLTFDLSYYHGLLKYQGLFQSDAALITDDAARADVESVAKGPPEVFFQVFARSMMRMGMIEVKTGSDGEIRRHCAVVNN from the exons ATGGCGGGGGCACCTTTGGTTTTGGTGATGCTCGTGGCCGCGGTTGGTGTCGTCGCGGCGGAGCGGGGCGGCGGGAAGCTGCGGCAGGGGTACTACGAGCAGAGCTGCCCGCGGGCGGAGCAGATCGTGAAGGACTACGTTGAGCGGCAGGTACCCCTGGAGCCCTCCGTCGCCGCCACTCTCATCCGCACCCacttccacgactgcttcgtcaGG GGGTGCGACGCGTCGGTGCTGCTGAACGCGACgaccggcggcggggaggcggagaAGGACGCGGCGCCCAACCTGACGCTGCGCGGCTTCGACTTCCTGGACCACGTCAAGGCTCTGGTCGAGCAGGAGTGCCCCGGCGTCGTCTCTTGCGCCGACGTCCTCGCGCTCGCATCACGCGACGCCGTCGGAGTCATC GGCGGGCCGTTCTGGCGTGTGCCGACGGGGCGGCGAGACGGCAGGGTGTCGATCAAGCAGGAGGCGCTGGACCAGCTCCCGGCGCCCACCATGAACTTCACCGACCTCCTCGCCTCCTTCCGCGCCAAGGGCCTCGGCGTCGCCGACCTCGTCTGGCTCTCAG GGGCGCACACCATCGGCATCTCGCACTGCAACTCCTTCAGCGAGCGGCTATACAACTTCACCGGCCGCAGTGGGCCAGGCGACGCAGACCCATCGTTGGACGCCGAGTATGCAGCCAACCTCCGTCGAACCAATTGCACCACTCCCACGGATAACACCACCATCGTGGAGATGGACCCTGGGAGCTTCCTCACCTTTGACCTCAGCTACTACCACGGCCTGCTCAAGTACCAGGGACTCTTCCAGTCCGATGCCGCGCTCATCACCGACGACGCGGCGAGGGCTGACGTCGAGAGCGTGGCCAAGGGCCCGCCAGAGGTGTTCTTCCAGGTGTTCGCGCGGTCCATGATGAGAATGGGCATGATAGAAGTCAAGACCGGCAGTGACGGAGAGATCAGGCGGCATTGTGCCGTTGTCAACAACTAG